The following are encoded together in the Haloarcula laminariae genome:
- the hepT gene encoding type VII toxin-antitoxin system HepT family RNase toxin: MADERVVSVKLEQIEQYHGELKTKQESLSRSEFLGSTTEQRAVERMFENAIQACSDLANHIATTDFDFDGSSAKGALRVLQQADVIDEETMTTLLAAVGFRNVLAHEYGHVDPDEVYETLQTGLTVYDEYSRQIAQWFRDSA, encoded by the coding sequence GTGGCTGACGAGCGTGTTGTCTCGGTCAAGCTCGAACAGATTGAGCAGTACCACGGCGAACTGAAGACGAAACAAGAGTCGTTGTCACGCAGCGAGTTTCTTGGGAGTACAACCGAACAGCGCGCCGTTGAGCGAATGTTCGAGAACGCTATCCAGGCGTGTTCCGATCTCGCGAACCACATTGCGACTACCGATTTCGATTTCGATGGGAGTAGTGCCAAAGGTGCACTCCGTGTGCTGCAGCAAGCGGACGTCATCGACGAGGAGACGATGACGACACTGCTCGCCGCTGTTGGTTTTCGGAACGTCCTCGCACACGAATACGGACACGTTGACCCCGATGAAGTGTACGAAACGCTTCAGACCGGGTTGACAGTGTACGACGAGTACAGTCGCCAAATCGCCCAGTGGTTTCGAGATAGCGCGTAG
- a CDS encoding type IV secretory system conjugative DNA transfer family protein translates to MLLFPPMWVDSDKPLHKRFWAWRYIYSGFFLVSAIFFAPELLAGDFDWLFLFPFAHVVAALSLAGLFAGYPIPGLSLPLVSYQTTVVLYGTGIVLTLSGDALRRTSPAMFARNPWDSEDGESVVPLEEVANKDDDADTPPTLDQDISTAVIGETGSGKTSMMRLLAYQFPYDRDTAVIAHDTGEEFQQFYTDLGFDVKRISATDSDVVWNLFQDADSESEFREVAGAIFGEPDGHNPFHRPAKQTFQDMLLYLHLEAQRNNRRQDLCHTDIVSLLDQGHYALKEALDEYDRLDSGHIDPDKGKGAQNVYQTLRENVRPVFVDDFADYGRFSLEEYIKNPDGRVLIIDSDPSRMETLGPMYQLLLDWSIRYAMNSPNPTVHILDEIDALPSLTQVTNLTARGRKNKARALIGVQTIGQLEDTYSTISGIVGNCPQGVYFGPGDAESTEFVLDELGERRQLDRTEMVAMSHQGRNESARSQSRDTYKEKDKTPITSGLLRDFEPGECIVVSRTTWWHGQSYELHEVRDDLPEMGAESPATPRTEDEDDEDLENHDSWMALARSKAADLTGDTDDADNTDDSGDIDGEMITTGDESDSSPAVWAKETDATPYRTFTQGGWEQTLDRLDVQEPPITEKQNVDAIRDIATMLDDRVLTLPESVATTEIRELFADIVAQTGLSETQTLDIVTDRTEILRVNERFEESFTQGGSEFSASAGNTAENPFAQDTGRTNATSLSESMHAEESNGESNSVTPASGAEPRADDAAPSDTAPDTQSDDQQSTLGDLDEQLSDDTVSQAESTINGDSKAVDDAATQDDDITETSETDEDDDHNAHEFM, encoded by the coding sequence ATGCTGCTGTTCCCACCTATGTGGGTCGATAGCGACAAGCCGCTGCACAAACGGTTCTGGGCCTGGCGCTACATTTACAGCGGCTTCTTCCTCGTCAGCGCGATTTTCTTCGCCCCTGAACTACTCGCCGGCGACTTCGACTGGTTGTTCTTGTTCCCGTTTGCCCATGTCGTCGCTGCGTTGTCGCTCGCTGGGCTCTTCGCTGGCTATCCGATACCTGGCCTCTCGCTCCCGTTGGTGAGCTATCAGACCACCGTTGTACTCTACGGTACAGGGATTGTCCTTACGCTCTCTGGCGATGCACTCCGCCGGACATCGCCGGCGATGTTTGCTCGTAACCCCTGGGACTCCGAGGACGGTGAATCAGTCGTCCCGCTCGAAGAGGTCGCGAACAAGGACGACGATGCCGACACGCCGCCGACCCTCGATCAGGATATCTCGACGGCTGTCATCGGTGAGACTGGAAGTGGGAAAACATCGATGATGCGGCTACTAGCCTACCAGTTCCCCTATGACCGCGATACTGCGGTCATCGCTCACGACACTGGCGAAGAGTTCCAGCAATTCTACACGGACCTCGGGTTCGACGTCAAGCGTATCAGTGCGACCGACAGCGATGTCGTCTGGAATCTGTTCCAAGATGCTGACAGTGAATCGGAATTCCGGGAAGTGGCTGGCGCTATCTTCGGGGAACCTGACGGCCACAATCCGTTCCATCGGCCAGCGAAGCAGACATTCCAGGATATGCTGCTGTACCTCCATCTGGAGGCCCAGCGAAACAACCGCCGGCAGGACCTCTGTCACACAGATATCGTCTCGCTGCTCGATCAGGGCCACTACGCACTCAAAGAGGCACTCGATGAGTACGACCGACTCGATTCCGGCCATATCGACCCGGACAAGGGGAAAGGAGCGCAGAACGTCTACCAGACACTGCGGGAGAACGTTCGCCCAGTCTTCGTCGACGACTTCGCCGACTACGGCCGGTTCTCCCTGGAAGAGTACATCAAAAACCCGGATGGGCGAGTGCTGATTATCGACTCCGACCCATCGCGAATGGAAACGCTCGGGCCGATGTATCAATTGCTGCTTGACTGGTCGATTCGGTACGCGATGAATTCGCCGAACCCAACGGTCCACATCCTCGACGAGATCGATGCGCTGCCGTCGCTTACACAGGTAACGAACCTGACGGCCCGTGGGCGGAAAAACAAGGCCCGTGCGCTGATCGGTGTTCAGACAATCGGTCAACTCGAAGATACCTACAGTACTATCTCTGGCATCGTAGGCAACTGTCCACAGGGCGTCTACTTCGGCCCCGGTGACGCAGAGTCGACCGAGTTCGTCCTTGACGAGCTTGGCGAACGGCGGCAGCTGGACCGCACTGAAATGGTCGCGATGAGTCACCAGGGGCGCAACGAGTCGGCTCGCTCCCAGTCCCGGGATACGTACAAGGAGAAGGACAAAACACCGATCACGTCTGGTCTCCTACGCGACTTTGAACCTGGGGAGTGCATCGTTGTCTCTCGAACGACGTGGTGGCACGGACAATCGTATGAACTCCACGAAGTTCGCGATGATCTCCCCGAGATGGGGGCCGAATCACCGGCTACACCACGTACCGAAGACGAGGATGATGAAGATCTGGAGAACCACGACAGCTGGATGGCGCTAGCTCGGTCGAAGGCCGCCGATCTAACTGGCGACACCGACGACGCTGATAACACCGATGACTCTGGCGACATCGACGGCGAAATGATCACTACGGGGGATGAATCAGATAGCAGCCCAGCAGTCTGGGCAAAAGAGACTGACGCTACCCCGTATCGTACGTTTACCCAGGGTGGCTGGGAACAGACGCTTGATCGGCTTGACGTTCAGGAACCACCGATTACGGAAAAACAGAACGTCGACGCTATCCGCGACATCGCAACAATGCTTGACGACCGAGTCTTAACGCTTCCAGAATCCGTAGCTACCACTGAAATACGAGAGCTCTTCGCCGATATCGTGGCCCAGACCGGTCTCTCGGAAACACAAACCCTAGATATTGTGACTGATCGAACTGAAATACTGCGAGTCAACGAGCGATTCGAAGAGTCATTCACTCAAGGCGGGTCAGAATTTTCCGCATCGGCAGGGAACACTGCCGAAAATCCCTTCGCTCAAGATACCGGTAGGACAAACGCTACGTCACTATCCGAGTCGATGCATGCTGAGGAATCAAATGGTGAGTCAAACTCAGTAACCCCCGCATCGGGGGCAGAACCTAGAGCAGATGATGCTGCTCCATCGGACACTGCCCCGGACACTCAGTCTGATGACCAGCAATCCACTCTTGGCGATCTGGATGAGCAACTCTCTGATGACACTGTCAGTCAAGCTGAGTCCACGATTAACGGTGACTCAAAAGCTGTCGACGATGCCGCAACTCAAGACGACGATATTACAGAGACAAGTGAGACTGATGAGGACGACGATCACAACGCCCACGAATTCATGTAA
- a CDS encoding relaxase/mobilization nuclease domain-containing protein, translating to MILKTDFREGSAGNLVDYIQRDRSRDAESTVDVQNSAGRELSEAEVNRFVEKSREFQFQRHLIVSPDPQGQYTPEEVSANTREVMNRAFGQRATTQYVYAVHRDTEFPHAHVAATGRESELEMDRAEIERLRERAATVYSEAERARGATQASTDTAAQTPSQTVSDEAREELHERELSLEEHPEKDVLQDRARSQETSPSTPSSENKRDKSRAQERQSESVLSREADTTTPEEPSRELQPEPEPEREPEPEPERDMDRTMGG from the coding sequence ATGATCCTCAAAACTGACTTTCGAGAGGGCAGTGCTGGGAATCTCGTCGACTACATCCAGCGAGATCGCTCGCGAGATGCAGAGAGTACTGTCGATGTCCAAAACTCGGCAGGCCGAGAGCTCTCCGAAGCCGAAGTCAATAGATTCGTCGAGAAGAGTCGTGAATTCCAGTTCCAGCGTCATCTAATCGTCTCGCCGGATCCCCAGGGACAGTACACCCCCGAAGAGGTGAGCGCCAATACTCGGGAGGTAATGAATCGAGCGTTTGGCCAACGAGCGACTACCCAGTACGTTTACGCAGTCCACCGTGACACCGAGTTCCCACACGCACACGTCGCTGCTACGGGTCGAGAGTCGGAACTGGAGATGGACCGTGCTGAAATCGAGCGCCTCCGGGAGCGCGCTGCAACCGTCTATAGTGAAGCGGAGCGTGCTAGAGGCGCCACGCAAGCAAGCACGGACACAGCTGCCCAAACACCGTCACAGACGGTATCCGACGAGGCTCGGGAAGAATTGCATGAGCGCGAGCTGTCGCTGGAAGAGCACCCCGAAAAAGACGTTCTACAGGACAGAGCGCGGTCCCAGGAGACATCGCCTTCCACACCCTCATCTGAGAACAAACGCGACAAATCCCGCGCTCAGGAGCGACAGTCGGAATCAGTGCTTAGCCGGGAAGCTGACACAACAACTCCAGAGGAACCCAGCCGGGAACTACAACCTGAGCCAGAGCCAGAACGAGAACCAGAACCGGAACCAGAGCGGGACATGGACCGGACGATGGGTGGGTGA
- a CDS encoding nucleotidyltransferase domain-containing protein, with amino-acid sequence MATQGDRSQVLDAVRASVCPDSAVEFVVAFGSQVSGESQASSDLDLAVKFADKASDRNRFEKLCFLSGDLQQEDAPFVDLSDIESLPLEVTHDAVNGQFVCGDSQAFEQFKSTVEAQFDDQRETLREHHRGVIDRIAEDGLRG; translated from the coding sequence ATGGCCACGCAGGGAGACCGTTCACAGGTCCTCGACGCTGTTCGGGCATCGGTCTGTCCCGACTCGGCTGTCGAATTCGTGGTCGCATTCGGCTCACAGGTTTCTGGTGAGTCACAAGCATCGTCCGATCTGGACCTCGCAGTCAAGTTCGCCGACAAAGCGTCCGACCGGAACCGCTTCGAGAAGCTGTGTTTCCTCTCGGGAGACCTCCAACAAGAAGACGCTCCGTTCGTCGACCTCTCGGATATCGAGTCGCTCCCCTTGGAGGTCACCCACGACGCTGTCAATGGGCAGTTTGTCTGTGGCGACAGCCAAGCGTTCGAGCAATTCAAATCGACTGTCGAAGCACAGTTCGACGACCAGCGGGAGACACTGCGGGAGCACCACCGAGGGGTAATCGATCGGATTGCGGAGGACGGCTTGCGTGGCTGA